The following are encoded in a window of Haemorhous mexicanus isolate bHaeMex1 chromosome 7, bHaeMex1.pri, whole genome shotgun sequence genomic DNA:
- the GOT1 gene encoding aspartate aminotransferase, cytoplasmic, with the protein MAASIFAAVPRSPPVAVFKLTADFREDSDSRKVNLGVGAYRTDEGQPWVLPVVKKVEQMIANDNSLNHEYLPILGLPEFRANASRIALGDDSPAIKENRVGSVQCLGGTGALRIGADFLRRWYNGNNNTATPVYVSTPTWENHNSVFMDAGFKDIRTYHYWDAAKRGLDLQGLLSDMEKAPEFSIFILHACAHNPTGTDPTPDQWKQIAAVMKRRSLFPFFDSAYQGFASGSLDKDAWAVRYFVSEGFELFCAQSFSKNFGLYNERVGNLTVVGKDADNVQRVLSQMEKIVRTTWSNPPSQGARIVATTLASPQLFDEWKGNVKTMADRVLLMRSELRSRLEALGTPGTWNHITEQIGMFSFTGLNPKQVEYMVKEKHIYLMASGRINMCGLTTKNLDYVAKSIHEAVTKIQ; encoded by the exons CCTACCGCACGGACGAGGGGCAGCCATGGGTCCTGCCGGTGGTGAAGAAAGTGGAGCAGATGATCGCCAACGACAACAGCTTGAACCACGAGTATTTGCCCATCCTGGGCCTGCCCGAGTTCCGGGCCAATGCCTCCCGGATCGCCCTGGGTGATGACAGCCCTGCCATCAAGGAGAATCGG GTGGGAAGCGTTCAGTGCCTGGGTGGGACGGGCGCTCTGCGGATCGGTGCTGACTTCCTGAGGCGCTGGTACAACGGCAACAACAACACAGCCACCCCTGTCTATGTCTCCACTCCAACCTGGG AGAACCACAATTCTGTGTTTATGGATGCTGGCTTCAAAGATATTAGAACCTACCACTACTGGGATGCTGCCAAGAGGGGTCTGGatctccaggggctgctgagtGACATGGAG AAAGCTCCGGAGTTCTCCATTTTCATCCTCCATGCCTGTGCGCACAACCCAACAGGCACAGACCCTACTCCTGATCAGTGGAAGCAGATTGCTGCTGTCATGAAG CGCCGGAGCCTGTTTCCATTCTTCGACTCAGCGTACCAAGGGTttgcctctggcagcctggACAAGGATGCCTGGGCTGTGCGATACTTTGTCTCCGAGGGCTTTGAGCTCTTCTGTGCACAGTCGTTTTCCAAGAACTTTGGGCTCTACA ATGAACGGGTGGGGAACCTGACCGTGGTGGGGAAGGATGCAGACAACGTGCAGCGCGTGCTGTCCCAGATGGAGAAGATTGTGCGCACCACTTGGTCCAACCCTCCCTCCCAAGGAGCGCGCATTGTGGCAACGACACTTGCGTCCCCGCAGCTCTTTGATGAGTG gaagggcaaTGTGAAGACAATGGCAGATCGGGTCTTGCTGATGCGGTCAGAGCTCCGGTCTCGACTGGAGGCCCTTGGGACCCCAGGCACCTGGAACCACATCACAGAGCAGATCGGCATGTTCAGCTTCACAGGCTTGAACC CTAAGCAAGTGGAGTACATGGTCAAGGAAAAACACATCTACCTGATGGCTAGTGGGCGCATCAACATGTGTGGTCTAACTACCAAAAACCTGGACTATGTGGCCAAATCCATCCATGAAGCTGTCACAAAAATCCAATGA